A genomic window from Streptomyces mirabilis includes:
- a CDS encoding AAA family ATPase, which yields MGVTGVPDVSSVTGARQIELPEDRHAEELAFLAAYDEGPRPPGWRLTPRAVVTFVCGSDGEALSGADGRRLVVSRKFVGDRGLVERCVVTLAGERGLLLVGEPGTAKSMLSELLAAAVCGTSALTVQGTAGTTEDQLRYGWNYAMLLAAGPSRAAMVPSPVLTAMTRGAVARIEEVTRCLPEVQDALVSLLSERRIAVPELAGGPEGDGTVHAVPGFTLIATANLRDRGVSEMSAALKRRFNFETVGPIDDLDAETELVRGQATAALARSGARFSVDDAVLEALVTAFRELRSGRSAEGWEVERPTTVMSTAEAVQVATSMGLGAAYLGDGRDVVRTLPGHLLGTVRKDDPADHARLLGYWDGPVRRRAEQGAALWRTLWELRDDLV from the coding sequence ATGGGCGTAACGGGTGTGCCGGACGTGTCGAGCGTGACGGGCGCGCGGCAGATCGAGCTGCCCGAGGACCGTCATGCCGAGGAGCTGGCGTTTCTCGCGGCGTACGACGAGGGGCCGCGACCGCCGGGCTGGCGCCTGACCCCGCGCGCCGTGGTGACGTTCGTGTGCGGTTCGGACGGCGAGGCGCTGAGCGGCGCGGACGGGCGACGGCTCGTCGTGTCACGGAAGTTCGTGGGCGACCGGGGACTCGTCGAGCGGTGCGTGGTGACGCTCGCGGGCGAGCGGGGTCTCCTGCTGGTCGGCGAGCCCGGCACCGCCAAGTCGATGCTCTCCGAGCTGCTGGCCGCCGCCGTGTGCGGCACCAGCGCGCTCACCGTGCAGGGCACCGCGGGCACCACGGAGGACCAGCTCAGATACGGCTGGAACTACGCGATGCTGCTCGCCGCGGGGCCGAGCCGAGCGGCCATGGTGCCCTCACCCGTGCTCACGGCCATGACCCGGGGAGCCGTCGCCCGGATCGAGGAGGTCACGCGTTGTCTGCCCGAGGTGCAGGACGCCCTGGTGTCCCTGCTGTCCGAACGACGCATCGCGGTACCGGAGTTGGCCGGCGGCCCGGAGGGGGACGGCACGGTGCACGCCGTGCCGGGGTTCACGCTGATCGCCACGGCCAACCTCCGTGACCGCGGTGTCTCCGAGATGTCCGCCGCCCTCAAGCGCCGCTTCAACTTCGAGACCGTCGGACCGATCGACGACCTCGACGCCGAGACGGAGCTGGTCCGAGGCCAGGCCACGGCCGCGCTCGCCCGCTCGGGTGCCCGTTTCTCCGTCGACGACGCGGTGCTGGAGGCGCTGGTCACGGCCTTCCGGGAGCTGCGCTCGGGCCGCAGCGCGGAGGGCTGGGAGGTCGAGCGGCCCACCACGGTGATGTCGACGGCGGAGGCGGTGCAGGTCGCCACGTCCATGGGCCTGGGCGCCGCGTATCTCGGGGACGGCAGGGATGTCGTGCGCACCCTGCCCGGCCATCTGCTCGGCACGGTACGCAAGGACGACCCGGCCGATCACGCACGGCTGCTGGGCTACTGGGACGGTCCGGTGCGGCGGCGCGCGGAGCAGGGCGCCGCGCTGTGGCGGACGCTGTGGGAGCTGCGCGATGACCTCGTGTGA